The proteins below come from a single uncultured Dethiosulfovibrio sp. genomic window:
- a CDS encoding MFS transporter: MNQRNNISPMKKVVLLSTGHFVNDVHTAFLDTFLPYLVRNLGLSYAQAGILTSLSGMLHTIFQPIMGHVADGHTRPWPVMFGPIAAALGASMIPLSTSFTMALILVTLWGFGAATFHPQGQGSLGYVTPPSQLALAISLFGLGGMSGSTVSSLYAIALYRYLPHWAMPVVAVIPPIIMATLYYRYMPRIRDSIERKDSSGILSSLTSVFRLIYPIWAVTLLRDCSQRGLRFLLPLIIVAGGGNVTKVGTVLFSMSLMATVFPLIAARMAMKFGNVRIVQAILPTAGTILTVAWLLDNGISLPLFIVGGALLTSCGPATDAMAQGMAPEKRSTASSLMMGFSFGLGGVAMAPLGWFSDVAGLRTALGVIAVMPLLSIPVMAFLWPAKKIT, from the coding sequence ATGAACCAAAGGAATAATATATCGCCGATGAAAAAAGTAGTCCTGCTATCCACAGGACATTTTGTCAACGACGTCCATACCGCGTTTTTAGATACCTTTTTGCCCTACCTGGTGAGAAATTTGGGACTATCCTACGCCCAAGCGGGAATACTGACCTCCCTATCGGGAATGCTTCATACGATCTTTCAGCCCATAATGGGACACGTGGCCGACGGTCATACCAGGCCATGGCCGGTTATGTTCGGTCCTATAGCAGCGGCTTTAGGGGCTTCAATGATACCTCTTTCCACCAGTTTCACCATGGCTCTGATACTGGTCACCTTATGGGGATTTGGCGCGGCGACATTTCACCCCCAAGGTCAGGGATCACTGGGCTACGTCACTCCACCGTCCCAGTTGGCATTGGCTATATCCCTTTTCGGCCTGGGGGGAATGTCCGGCAGCACCGTCAGTTCCCTCTACGCCATAGCCCTATATCGGTACCTGCCTCACTGGGCCATGCCGGTAGTGGCGGTTATACCGCCGATTATCATGGCGACTCTGTACTACAGGTATATGCCTAGAATAAGGGATTCGATCGAGAGAAAGGACTCCTCGGGAATTCTATCCAGCCTTACCTCGGTTTTCAGGCTGATATATCCCATATGGGCGGTTACCCTTCTCAGGGACTGCTCTCAAAGAGGTCTCCGATTTTTGCTTCCCCTTATAATAGTGGCAGGAGGGGGAAACGTCACAAAGGTCGGAACGGTGCTGTTCTCCATGTCCCTGATGGCCACGGTGTTTCCCTTGATAGCCGCCAGAATGGCGATGAAATTCGGAAACGTGAGGATAGTACAGGCTATCCTCCCCACCGCCGGAACTATCCTTACCGTGGCGTGGCTGCTGGACAACGGCATATCCCTTCCTCTTTTCATCGTAGGAGGGGCCCTGTTGACCTCCTGTGGACCGGCAACAGACGCTATGGCCCAGGGAATGGCACCTGAAAAACGGAGCACCGCCAGCTCTCTCATGATGGGGTTCTCCTTCGGATTAGGAGGTGTAGCCATGGCCCCTCTAGGCTGGTTCTCCGACGTAGCGGGGCTCAGGACCGCCCTGGGGGTTATAGCGGTAATGCCTCTGTTATCCATCCCAGTTATGGCCTTTTTGTGGCCCGCAAAGAAAATAACCTAG
- a CDS encoding diguanylate cyclase, with product MRLINENPTEGDLSLFSAFIDWVESYNNRDVDGVMACIDPDVLSVGTGWNELNLGSAPLKEGFSKDFTEVNNLKMVDGEVYVRSWKEWGWILLRATYEIVVKGERLLYRSRRTVVYRREGDAWLQVHVHHSIPDGDQAEERSFPVGPEASSRYALLFSSFRDGIILASADTREIFEVNGAAMSIYGLSESRLIGCSLDDLMPQEELDLFLRKLSTCPEEGTMFQSLHVGAKGEIPVELTVKMTFLEGRLTLLVVVRDISERMETEKALRRSEERLRMTIEANDDCLWELDVTTMTVDFEGAPELIGPDSKLSHSSWLERIHIDDVSRLNEALMDHLSSGNDFRIEYRLKGQGGRWIWVLDRGRVVERDPYGRPLRMLGTLMDVDRRKRIEEERLNLTRKLERMASIDGLTGILNRQRFDEMVQERMAQGVMPICLIMFDLDRFKELNDSQGHQAGDRALIRTCQAVTRRLRRDDLFCRWGGDEFMVALEQDLERSALVAQDLKDVIYDSLRLEFPSVTASLGVAPWDGCMSFDELAFQADDALYKAKKKGRNRVVVFGSCDYN from the coding sequence TTGAGGCTTATAAACGAGAATCCCACCGAAGGGGACCTATCCCTATTCTCCGCCTTTATAGATTGGGTTGAGAGCTATAACAACCGAGACGTAGATGGGGTCATGGCCTGCATCGATCCTGACGTGCTTTCGGTAGGTACCGGATGGAACGAGCTCAACCTAGGATCCGCTCCCCTAAAAGAGGGGTTCTCAAAGGACTTCACCGAGGTTAATAATCTTAAAATGGTCGACGGGGAGGTTTACGTCCGATCGTGGAAAGAGTGGGGGTGGATCCTTTTGAGGGCTACCTACGAGATAGTGGTAAAAGGCGAAAGACTTCTGTATCGCTCAAGGAGGACGGTGGTATACCGTAGAGAGGGTGATGCATGGCTCCAGGTCCATGTCCATCACTCCATTCCCGACGGTGACCAGGCGGAAGAGAGGTCGTTTCCCGTCGGTCCTGAGGCCTCAAGCCGATACGCTCTGTTGTTTTCATCCTTCAGAGACGGCATCATCCTGGCCTCCGCGGACACCAGGGAGATTTTCGAGGTCAACGGGGCGGCTATGTCAATATACGGTCTTTCGGAGAGCCGTCTGATAGGCTGTTCTCTGGACGATCTCATGCCTCAGGAGGAGCTAGATCTGTTTCTCAGAAAGCTGTCCACCTGCCCGGAGGAAGGAACTATGTTTCAGTCTCTCCACGTAGGTGCCAAAGGCGAGATACCTGTGGAGTTGACGGTTAAAATGACGTTTCTAGAGGGAAGGCTAACGCTCCTTGTAGTGGTTCGGGATATATCGGAGAGGATGGAGACGGAAAAAGCCCTCAGGCGGAGCGAGGAAAGGCTCCGAATGACCATAGAGGCCAACGACGACTGTCTATGGGAGCTGGACGTTACGACAATGACCGTCGACTTCGAGGGAGCTCCAGAGCTTATCGGGCCGGACTCTAAACTATCCCACAGCTCCTGGCTCGAGAGGATTCACATAGACGACGTATCAAGGCTGAACGAGGCCCTGATGGATCACCTTTCGTCGGGAAATGACTTCAGGATAGAGTACAGGCTTAAGGGCCAAGGCGGAAGGTGGATATGGGTGCTGGACAGAGGGAGGGTGGTGGAGAGAGATCCCTATGGCCGCCCCCTCAGGATGTTAGGCACCTTGATGGACGTGGATCGAAGGAAGCGTATAGAGGAGGAGAGACTGAACCTCACCAGAAAGCTGGAGAGAATGGCCTCTATCGACGGCCTGACTGGAATACTGAACCGCCAGAGGTTTGATGAAATGGTCCAGGAGCGAATGGCCCAGGGCGTCATGCCTATATGCCTTATAATGTTCGACCTGGACAGGTTTAAAGAGCTTAACGATTCTCAGGGCCACCAGGCAGGCGATAGGGCCTTGATAAGGACCTGTCAGGCTGTGACCAGACGGCTTCGGAGGGACGACCTTTTCTGTCGTTGGGGAGGGGACGAGTTCATGGTGGCGCTGGAACAGGATCTGGAGAGGTCCGCTCTGGTGGCCCAGGACCTAAAGGACGTAATATACGATTCTCTGAGACTCGAATTTCCATCGGTTACGGCGAGTTTGGGAGTCGCTCCATGGGATGGATGTATGTCCTTCGACGAGCTTGCCTTCCAGGCGGACGATGCACTCTATAAAGCTAAGAAAAAGGGACGAAATCGGGTGGTGGTATTCGGCTCCTGTGACTATAATTGA
- the sdaAA gene encoding L-serine ammonia-lyase, iron-sulfur-dependent, subunit alpha — protein sequence MRSFREMSDYMEANRVNLVEAILEMEAVELGCTTEKVLDGMKSRLAVMRQSVEDGARGDWKPKIVQKDGLKMTSYRKHNKPLSGSMVSRACEIALSVSTCNAAMGRVVAAPTAGSCGILPGVLFAWEEERMPPIDVMAQGLTVAAAIGNVIAERATLAGAEGGCQAECGAAIAMAAGALAWMETRDAPMVFEAATMSLKSIMGLVCDPVAGLVEVPCIKRNGMLVSMSFMAADMAMAGISSVIPADEVVDALYEVGRALPPSLRETGRGGVAASSTGKAIAARLRESAPSLED from the coding sequence GTGAGATCGTTCAGGGAAATGTCGGACTATATGGAGGCCAACAGGGTCAACCTGGTGGAGGCTATTCTGGAGATGGAGGCGGTGGAACTGGGCTGTACCACCGAAAAAGTTCTAGATGGCATGAAAAGCCGTCTCGCCGTCATGAGGCAGTCGGTGGAAGACGGAGCTAGAGGGGACTGGAAGCCAAAAATCGTCCAGAAAGACGGCCTTAAAATGACCTCCTACAGAAAACACAACAAGCCCCTTTCCGGCTCTATGGTCTCCAGGGCCTGTGAGATAGCCCTGTCGGTGAGTACCTGTAACGCCGCCATGGGAAGGGTGGTAGCGGCACCTACGGCGGGCAGCTGCGGCATATTGCCTGGAGTGCTCTTCGCCTGGGAGGAGGAGAGAATGCCGCCTATCGACGTCATGGCCCAGGGCCTCACCGTGGCAGCCGCTATAGGCAACGTCATAGCCGAAAGGGCTACCTTAGCGGGGGCGGAGGGAGGCTGTCAGGCTGAATGCGGGGCGGCTATAGCCATGGCCGCAGGGGCCCTGGCCTGGATGGAGACACGGGACGCACCTATGGTCTTCGAGGCGGCGACGATGTCGTTAAAATCCATCATGGGACTCGTCTGCGACCCCGTAGCGGGGCTGGTAGAGGTGCCCTGCATAAAGCGTAACGGAATGCTTGTATCAATGTCCTTTATGGCGGCGGACATGGCGATGGCAGGAATATCGTCGGTGATTCCCGCCGACGAGGTGGTGGACGCCCTTTACGAGGTTGGAAGAGCTCTGCCACCGAGCCTCAGGGAGACCGGAAGAGGAGGGGTCGCCGCCAGCTCCACAGGCAAGGCTATAGCGGCCAGACTCAGGGAATCGGCACCTTCCCTGGAAGATTAA
- the nikR gene encoding nickel-responsive transcriptional regulator NikR → MTGDTLIRFGVAVPERLLREFDRHIESQGIPNRSEALRQLIRDSLAEKCWVQGKGLVYGSITISYNHHTREACSILTDIQHRFSDVIVCTTHVHADQDNCLEVIVVKGEADFVRSLIQELSGVKAVNNLSPVVASVL, encoded by the coding sequence ATGACAGGTGACACGTTGATTCGTTTCGGAGTGGCGGTTCCGGAACGGCTCCTAAGGGAGTTTGACCGCCATATCGAGTCTCAGGGTATTCCAAATCGGTCGGAAGCACTGAGACAGCTAATAAGGGACTCTCTGGCTGAAAAGTGCTGGGTTCAGGGGAAAGGGCTGGTCTACGGCTCTATAACCATATCATACAACCATCACACCAGAGAGGCCTGTTCCATCCTGACCGATATACAGCACCGATTCAGCGACGTCATAGTCTGCACCACCCACGTCCACGCCGACCAGGACAACTGTCTGGAGGTAATAGTGGTAAAAGGGGAGGCCGATTTTGTCAGATCACTGATACAGGAGCTATCGGGAGTCAAGGCGGTAAACAATCTCTCTCCGGTAGTTGCGTCGGTGCTGTGA
- a CDS encoding Rid family detoxifying hydrolase, which yields METEQFVYTSGQLGMDPVTKEFAPTIEEQTKRALENVKAVLEAAGSSMDKVVKTTVFLKDMNDFVAMNGVYSQFFTGDCPARSAFQVAKLPMDGMVEIEVVALK from the coding sequence ATGGAGACCGAGCAGTTTGTCTACACCTCTGGACAGCTTGGAATGGACCCTGTGACCAAAGAGTTCGCCCCTACGATCGAAGAACAGACCAAGAGGGCCCTGGAGAACGTCAAGGCGGTTCTCGAGGCCGCCGGTTCCTCCATGGATAAAGTGGTGAAGACGACGGTGTTCCTAAAGGATATGAACGACTTTGTCGCAATGAACGGCGTATACAGCCAGTTTTTCACCGGAGACTGCCCGGCCAGAAGCGCTTTTCAGGTCGCTAAGCTCCCTATGGACGGCATGGTCGAGATAGAGGTAGTTGCCCTTAAGTAA
- a CDS encoding transporter substrate-binding domain-containing protein → MKKALLTAITVLFIINSTGIGWASPIKVTVYGEDEYPPYSYRDGREIKGIYHQILTEAFSRMEGYDVRIDVMPWKRMIGELEKGRIFAAFAPYKVDTRPWMIYSKPILEEKVVAFGLKSKVEGKKLWPEDFYGSKVGITMGYDLEVLFGKKGVIAIGDGKLESKRTMDNATNLFLLRSGKIDLYLNDSLTDLGDLDKSDDPVVIAAEVGSQWGYVGFTSNLEDFPFVQDFKDKFDGIIEDLRGEGFIDRILEEHTKKSS, encoded by the coding sequence GTGAAAAAAGCTTTACTGACAGCAATTACGGTTCTTTTTATCATCAATTCCACCGGGATAGGCTGGGCCAGCCCTATCAAGGTGACGGTCTACGGAGAGGACGAATATCCTCCATACTCCTACAGAGATGGCAGGGAGATAAAGGGAATATACCATCAAATACTGACCGAGGCGTTTTCCAGGATGGAGGGATACGACGTCAGGATAGACGTCATGCCCTGGAAGAGGATGATAGGGGAACTGGAGAAAGGGAGGATATTCGCCGCCTTCGCTCCCTACAAGGTGGACACCCGTCCATGGATGATCTACTCCAAGCCGATTCTCGAGGAAAAGGTGGTGGCCTTCGGCCTTAAATCAAAGGTGGAGGGCAAAAAGCTGTGGCCCGAGGATTTTTACGGATCTAAAGTCGGGATAACCATGGGCTACGACCTGGAGGTGCTTTTCGGCAAAAAAGGGGTTATAGCTATTGGGGACGGTAAACTAGAGTCAAAAAGGACGATGGATAATGCGACAAACCTTTTTTTGCTCCGATCCGGTAAAATAGACCTGTACCTCAACGATAGCCTGACCGACCTAGGCGACCTGGATAAATCGGACGATCCGGTGGTAATAGCGGCGGAGGTAGGCAGCCAATGGGGATACGTTGGATTCACCTCTAACTTGGAGGATTTTCCCTTCGTACAGGATTTCAAAGACAAGTTCGACGGGATAATAGAGGACCTGAGGGGAGAGGGTTTTATAGACAGGATATTGGAGGAACATACAAAAAAATCGTCGTAG
- the fumC gene encoding class II fumarate hydratase — MYILKYRVERDSLGEVQVPEQALWGAQTQRSLVNFPIGTEKMPSEVIEAIGMIKKAAAIVNVELKALDKEKGVAIAKAADKVIAGDHDDQFPLSLWQTGSGTQTNMNVNEVLANLASKYSGEPIHPNDHVNRSQSSNDVFPTAMHLATVLAVEERLIPAMEGMAEVLGEKRDRYADLVKIGRTHLQDATPITLGQEIGGWLRMIERCQSMIMTSVEYLKDLAIGGTAVGTGLNAPDGFGEKVAVQLGDMTGIDFRSAPDKFHSLTSKDELVALHGALKALAADLMKIANDVRWLASGPRCGLGELVIPANEPGSSIMPGKVNPTQAEAITMISVQVMGNDTVVGVAASQGNFQLNVFMPVMINAVLQSVRLLSDGMNSFTERCLKGLEADEEKVAYTRDRSLMLVTALTPELGYDVAASVAKKAHQEKMTLKEAAVAMGVLTEDEFDKLVVPDRMV; from the coding sequence GTGTATATTTTGAAATACAGAGTAGAGAGAGATTCTCTGGGAGAGGTTCAAGTGCCAGAACAGGCCCTTTGGGGCGCTCAGACTCAGAGAAGCCTGGTAAACTTTCCCATCGGCACGGAGAAAATGCCCTCCGAGGTAATTGAGGCTATTGGAATGATAAAGAAAGCCGCAGCTATAGTTAACGTTGAACTAAAGGCCCTGGACAAGGAAAAGGGAGTAGCCATAGCCAAGGCAGCGGATAAGGTTATAGCCGGAGATCATGACGATCAGTTTCCCCTTTCCCTTTGGCAGACCGGCAGCGGAACTCAGACTAACATGAACGTCAACGAGGTTCTGGCCAACCTGGCGTCAAAGTATTCAGGAGAGCCGATCCACCCTAACGATCACGTGAACCGCAGCCAGAGCAGCAACGACGTATTTCCAACAGCTATGCACTTAGCTACCGTACTGGCGGTGGAGGAGAGGCTTATACCAGCTATGGAGGGGATGGCCGAGGTTTTGGGTGAAAAAAGGGATCGCTACGCCGATCTGGTGAAGATAGGACGAACCCACCTTCAGGACGCGACCCCTATCACCTTAGGTCAGGAAATAGGGGGCTGGCTCAGGATGATCGAGCGTTGTCAGTCTATGATAATGACGTCGGTAGAATACCTTAAAGACCTCGCTATAGGGGGAACGGCGGTAGGGACTGGGCTTAACGCTCCAGATGGCTTCGGTGAAAAGGTCGCGGTTCAGCTCGGGGACATGACGGGGATCGATTTTAGATCCGCACCGGATAAGTTTCACTCCCTCACCAGTAAAGACGAATTGGTCGCCCTTCACGGTGCCCTGAAGGCCCTGGCGGCGGACCTGATGAAGATAGCCAACGACGTTCGGTGGTTGGCCTCGGGGCCTCGGTGTGGTCTGGGAGAGCTGGTCATACCGGCAAACGAGCCAGGTAGCTCTATAATGCCCGGCAAAGTCAACCCCACTCAGGCTGAGGCCATCACCATGATATCGGTCCAGGTTATGGGCAACGACACAGTAGTGGGCGTAGCCGCCAGTCAGGGAAACTTTCAGCTTAACGTGTTTATGCCGGTGATGATCAACGCCGTTCTCCAGTCGGTAAGGCTCCTCAGCGACGGAATGAACTCATTCACCGAGAGATGTCTCAAAGGCCTGGAGGCAGACGAGGAGAAGGTGGCCTACACCAGGGACAGGTCCCTCATGCTGGTGACCGCCCTGACTCCAGAGTTGGGATACGACGTCGCCGCGTCGGTGGCCAAAAAGGCCCATCAGGAAAAGATGACCTTGAAAGAGGCAGCGGTGGCCATGGGAGTCCTGACGGAGGACGAGTTCGACAAGCTGGTGGTGCCCGATAGGATGGTCTAA
- a CDS encoding LuxR C-terminal-related transcriptional regulator has protein sequence MGYLEEFRPPEIDGKQIYRQRIASALEEAKAKKGHWIYVSAPGGFGKTVAVSQWLKPQKNKLAWLNISERDNDEGTFVRRFLGALSFAQKANKKLQKEVERTSPPFVEHLFRSINLMLDNDKQYVLVLDDFHCINNNKILDIFPILIKTLPKQVTLCFIGRSIPNDVFVDSIFKNNITLISSKDLAFDSFELDSFLRQNRSKQDIEDILSRTGGWPIAVRALTMKTAGSPELRGSSIQEDLLFRYLDLHVWQRWDGKTQKFFMDLSLVQELNEDICRGITGIENSFDLLKDFYAKGNFMNAIGKGKYRLHDLFRDFLMEKLNATKTEEEIKELNKRIGDFFYGQGDYCSAVSFYVRCQYLQGISDCSASFTQYDPSLSIEARVEFFKKNIMNNGHIPVEKNPHLCAQCAFIHYMEGNIRNFIVFIEKLYDYLKIISDSKLKAIIYVLRCLDFRIHLTDYAEELTETKANHLPEKGKIRTGTFTAAMPILHRSLRERSELALDPENLSQNVEKLFAGLSPIFGYEHEAMLHCQRAGILYEQNKLTEAYQFALESHRSAISGDCRPELSFCARMILIAILKAMDRDEEARILSSEVKRWIEEEKLLFLMPNFRAWQFREKMEKGETEAGKEWLNSYSIPLMGSIPLYKMYQHFTTLRALIYTGSNALAVMFGERVLQLARDFHRPSDVIESSILLSVANWNIGDRERSLQYLEEALEEGCKYGYITLFMEKKEGLRPVVEAYLKGAKQDGKELSHYSMKIIVSIIERSTSEEHKLLPKIYLTDREILTLKLISQNLSYRRIAQEMEVSHSTAKYHVLKLYRSLGVSSGSEALVKAKQMGYI, from the coding sequence ATGGGATACTTAGAGGAATTTCGTCCTCCAGAGATAGATGGAAAACAGATATACCGCCAGAGGATAGCCTCTGCCTTAGAAGAGGCAAAGGCTAAAAAAGGACACTGGATATACGTCTCAGCACCGGGAGGATTTGGAAAGACCGTAGCGGTCTCCCAGTGGCTTAAACCTCAGAAAAATAAGCTGGCCTGGCTCAACATCAGCGAAAGGGACAACGACGAAGGAACCTTCGTCCGTCGGTTCTTAGGCGCCCTTAGCTTCGCTCAGAAGGCCAACAAGAAACTGCAAAAGGAGGTGGAACGGACAAGCCCACCTTTTGTAGAGCATCTTTTTAGATCTATAAACCTGATGCTGGATAACGACAAACAATACGTCCTCGTTTTAGATGACTTCCACTGCATAAATAATAATAAAATACTCGACATATTCCCCATTTTAATCAAGACCCTACCTAAACAGGTGACACTTTGCTTTATAGGGCGATCGATTCCTAACGACGTATTCGTCGATAGCATATTCAAAAACAATATAACCTTAATATCATCAAAAGATCTCGCTTTCGATAGTTTTGAGCTAGACAGCTTTCTCAGGCAAAATAGATCAAAACAGGACATAGAGGATATTCTATCCAGAACAGGCGGCTGGCCTATCGCAGTCAGGGCTCTGACGATGAAAACCGCTGGATCGCCGGAGCTAAGGGGCAGCTCGATTCAGGAGGATCTGCTTTTTCGATACCTCGACCTTCACGTCTGGCAGAGATGGGACGGTAAAACCCAGAAATTTTTCATGGACCTGTCGTTGGTCCAAGAGCTGAACGAAGACATATGCAGAGGCATAACAGGTATAGAAAACAGCTTCGACCTCCTGAAGGATTTCTACGCTAAAGGTAATTTTATGAACGCCATCGGAAAGGGAAAATACCGACTCCACGATCTATTTAGGGACTTCCTGATGGAAAAACTCAACGCCACAAAGACAGAAGAGGAGATAAAGGAGCTTAACAAAAGGATAGGCGATTTTTTTTACGGCCAGGGAGATTACTGCTCCGCGGTATCCTTCTACGTCAGGTGCCAGTACCTCCAGGGCATATCGGACTGTAGCGCCTCCTTCACTCAGTACGATCCCTCTCTGTCTATAGAGGCCAGGGTGGAATTTTTTAAAAAAAATATAATGAACAACGGCCATATCCCTGTGGAAAAAAACCCCCATCTCTGTGCCCAATGTGCCTTCATACACTATATGGAAGGAAATATAAGAAATTTTATTGTTTTTATAGAAAAACTTTATGATTATCTAAAAATAATATCCGATTCAAAATTAAAAGCCATAATATATGTCCTGAGGTGTCTGGATTTCAGGATCCATCTCACCGATTACGCCGAGGAATTGACCGAGACCAAGGCCAACCATCTTCCGGAAAAGGGCAAAATAAGGACCGGTACCTTTACCGCAGCTATGCCGATCCTACACAGGTCCCTCAGAGAGCGGTCCGAATTGGCACTGGACCCTGAAAATCTCTCTCAAAACGTCGAAAAGCTCTTTGCAGGGCTATCGCCTATATTCGGATACGAACACGAGGCGATGCTTCACTGTCAAAGGGCAGGGATCCTATACGAACAGAACAAACTAACAGAGGCCTATCAATTCGCCCTGGAGAGCCACAGATCGGCTATAAGCGGCGACTGTCGACCGGAACTGTCCTTCTGTGCCAGAATGATACTCATAGCTATACTAAAAGCCATGGACAGAGATGAAGAGGCCAGGATACTGAGCTCGGAGGTAAAGAGATGGATAGAGGAGGAAAAACTTCTGTTTCTGATGCCTAACTTCAGGGCTTGGCAGTTCAGGGAAAAGATGGAAAAGGGAGAGACCGAAGCTGGGAAAGAGTGGCTAAATTCTTATTCAATACCTTTAATGGGGAGCATTCCTCTCTATAAGATGTATCAACACTTTACCACCTTGAGGGCACTTATATACACCGGATCGAACGCCTTAGCTGTAATGTTCGGAGAGAGGGTGCTTCAGTTGGCCAGGGATTTTCATCGTCCCAGCGACGTAATAGAGAGCTCAATACTGCTCTCCGTGGCCAACTGGAACATCGGCGACAGGGAAAGGTCACTACAATACCTGGAGGAAGCCCTTGAAGAGGGCTGTAAATACGGCTATATCACCTTATTTATGGAGAAAAAAGAGGGATTAAGGCCTGTGGTAGAGGCATATTTAAAGGGAGCGAAGCAGGACGGGAAGGAGCTATCCCATTACTCGATGAAAATCATAGTCTCCATAATAGAGCGATCCACATCTGAGGAACATAAGCTCCTTCCAAAGATATACCTGACCGACAGGGAGATCCTCACCCTGAAACTTATATCTCAAAACCTCAGCTACAGAAGGATAGCCCAGGAGATGGAGGTCAGTCACTCTACGGCAAAATACCACGTGTTAAAGCTATATAGATCCTTAGGGGTCTCCTCCGGCTCCGAGGCCCTGGTAAAGGCCAAACAAATGGGCTATATCTAA
- a CDS encoding DUF2993 domain-containing protein has product MIKKGFRLTLCLLFISISTQCWANEMGQKLFDGFIGETNPEWGEMILDGPPDESGRIRHIYLDLKGADIGGVRIDRITVEGYDVVLTSPDTWGTEEADVISVLSTNAVAVIKEEDINTHLKSKEFGDDESWNNLYLDFSPGKVYAKGYYLADLKLFKLNILIEIDGTFKVVGGKQIWLDDYKLKVNRAKVPDGLTDRAMEKIQPILDLSRFIFPIKLSEVVLDDEKAVIESVRKPEGFEGLRFEYLKDLKGKVSPDYEPKE; this is encoded by the coding sequence TTGATAAAAAAGGGTTTCAGGCTTACTTTGTGCTTGCTGTTTATCTCTATATCCACCCAGTGCTGGGCGAATGAGATGGGACAGAAGCTGTTCGACGGTTTTATCGGGGAGACCAACCCTGAGTGGGGGGAGATGATACTGGACGGACCTCCTGACGAATCGGGGAGGATAAGGCACATATATCTCGATCTCAAAGGAGCGGATATAGGGGGAGTCAGAATCGACCGAATAACCGTGGAGGGATACGACGTCGTCCTGACCTCGCCGGATACCTGGGGAACCGAGGAAGCTGACGTTATATCGGTTCTGTCCACCAACGCCGTAGCGGTGATCAAAGAGGAGGACATAAACACCCATCTTAAGAGCAAGGAGTTCGGAGACGACGAGAGCTGGAACAATCTCTACCTGGATTTCTCACCGGGAAAGGTCTACGCCAAAGGATATTACCTAGCGGATCTCAAGCTCTTTAAGCTTAATATACTGATAGAGATCGACGGAACCTTTAAGGTCGTAGGGGGAAAACAGATATGGCTCGACGACTATAAGCTGAAGGTCAACAGGGCCAAGGTCCCCGACGGCCTCACCGACAGAGCAATGGAGAAGATACAGCCTATACTGGACCTCAGCCGGTTTATATTCCCCATAAAGCTCTCCGAGGTGGTACTGGACGACGAGAAGGCGGTCATAGAGAGCGTCAGAAAGCCCGAGGGTTTTGAGGGGCTTCGATTTGAGTATTTAAAGGACCTGAAGGGAAAGGTGTCGCCGGATTATGAACCAAAGGAATAA
- the sdaAB gene encoding L-serine ammonia-lyase, iron-sulfur-dependent subunit beta, whose protein sequence is MSLMEIIGPVMVGPSSSHTAGAAKLGNVARRLWGKDVKDVTLYLRGSFAATYWGHGTDRALIGGLMGWLPDDERIPVAFDMAREVGMSYRFREEFVDGAHPNSVRFVMSDGDKTMEMVGASIGGGSVRVQEIDGFPVDIGGDLPALVIFHRDKPGVMASITTEIFRMKLNIAQMTLKRKARGKDAMVVIEMDGKLDQEELEKLEGFHSAYTRMFLLPAAAEEAQS, encoded by the coding sequence ATGTCTCTAATGGAGATAATAGGTCCAGTTATGGTAGGTCCATCGTCCAGCCACACCGCAGGAGCGGCCAAGCTGGGCAACGTGGCGAGAAGGCTCTGGGGAAAGGACGTGAAGGACGTCACACTCTACCTGAGAGGGAGCTTCGCCGCCACCTACTGGGGGCACGGAACCGACAGAGCTCTAATAGGCGGCCTCATGGGCTGGCTTCCAGACGACGAGAGAATACCGGTGGCTTTCGACATGGCGCGAGAGGTTGGGATGTCCTATCGGTTCAGGGAGGAGTTCGTCGACGGAGCTCACCCTAACTCGGTCAGATTCGTCATGTCCGACGGCGATAAGACCATGGAGATGGTCGGAGCGTCTATAGGAGGAGGGTCGGTCAGGGTACAGGAGATAGACGGTTTTCCTGTGGACATAGGCGGCGACCTTCCTGCCCTGGTCATATTCCATCGGGACAAGCCAGGGGTCATGGCCTCTATAACCACCGAGATATTCAGGATGAAACTCAACATAGCTCAGATGACGTTGAAGAGAAAGGCCAGGGGAAAGGATGCCATGGTCGTCATAGAGATGGACGGAAAGCTGGATCAGGAGGAACTGGAGAAGCTGGAGGGATTCCACTCGGCCTATACCAGGATGTTCCTCCTTCCTGCCGCAGCTGAGGAGGCACAATCGTGA